The genomic region TTCCACCATGTCGAGGCGGCCGATGCCGTGTCTGCCCGCAATCTTGTTCAGGCTCATGACCATTTCACGGGGGGTGAGGCGTTCGCCGTTGAGGGTGACGGCGTCGCCCTTTTCAAAGCCGATGGTGATGTATTCCGGTTCGTTGGGAGCCTGCTCCACCGGCACGGCCATGACGTAGCTGTTGGGGCCGGGTTCTTCCCACGGATCTTCGAGTTCGCTGCCTTCAAAGGAGCAGTGCAGCATGTTGCGGTCCATGCTGTAGTGCTTGTTGGAGGAGTTGACCGGAATGCCGTGCTTTTCGGCAAAGGCGGTCAGAGCGGTACGGCTCATGAGGTCCCATTCACGCCAGGGAGCGATGACCTGAAGGTCGGGAGCCAGAGCGTTGATGGAAAGCTCGAAGCGGACCTGGTCGTTGCCCTTGCCGGTAGCGCCGTGGGCGATGGCCACCGCGCCTTCCTGACGGGCGATTTCCACAAGACGCTTGGAAATGAGCGGGCGGGCGATGGAAGTGCCCATGAGGTAGCGCCCTTCGTAGGTGGCGCCGGAACGCAGCATGGGATAGATGTAATCGCTTGCAAACTCGTCGCGCAGGTCTTCAATATAGGCCTTGGTCGCGCCGGTCTTCAGGGCCTTGGGTTCCACGCCGTCGAGGTCGTCTTCCTGACCGAGGTCGGCGGTGACGGTAATGACCTCATAGCCGCGCTCCACGATGAGCCACTTGAGGATGACGGAAGTATCGAGCCCGCCGGAATACGCAAGGATCACTTTATTGTTCTTAGCCATGGCAAAACCTCACAGGCGAAACGCGCCCATGGTTGACGTTAACCGCCGCAGCGGAAAATCATGCCGGAAAAACCGGCTTTCTGGCGAATGACGCGCTCCGGCCCCACCGGGGCCGAACGCGGAAGAAACCTTCTTGTAGGAAGATTCTCACTCTTTGTAAAGACCTGTTCCCCGCGCCCTGC from Mailhella massiliensis harbors:
- a CDS encoding argininosuccinate synthase, coding for MAKNNKVILAYSGGLDTSVILKWLIVERGYEVITVTADLGQEDDLDGVEPKALKTGATKAYIEDLRDEFASDYIYPMLRSGATYEGRYLMGTSIARPLISKRLVEIARQEGAVAIAHGATGKGNDQVRFELSINALAPDLQVIAPWREWDLMSRTALTAFAEKHGIPVNSSNKHYSMDRNMLHCSFEGSELEDPWEEPGPNSYVMAVPVEQAPNEPEYITIGFEKGDAVTLNGERLTPREMVMSLNKIAGRHGIGRLDMVENRFVGMKSRGVYETPGGTVLHIAHQDLEGICLDREALATRETIIPRYAAAVYNGFWFSPEREAMQALIDQMQRGVTGEVRLKLYKGNAWPVGRYSPHSLYCQDLATFEECATYDHKDAAGFIRLQGLRIRGYADRVSRFLK